A single window of Chloracidobacterium thermophilum B DNA harbors:
- a CDS encoding hybrid sensor histidine kinase/response regulator has translation MRILLVEDDMDYAVVVQGYLRRITAEVTVQHVTSLAAATALAVAEHFDVGVLDLNLPDSQGTATVTALATAAPHLPLVVLTGEIASDTDLQALEAGAQEYLAKNELGVVPLRRAIRYARERHRLTRALAQANQLNRLVLDHMPTNIKLLDAEGRVQFINPAGLAALGLSDPSAVLGHPWLQLWAPSAEPAIRALLEQARAGQPSTTEAFLAHAGAAQHCAPRWWHITVLPLPPNNASSARYLVVTQDFTARHFHEKHLYQAQQTALLKHIAAGVAHNFNNLLTVVQGYSEMMLRTLPEEDARQRRRATDIRQAAIRGRQLVEHLLAYSHFAELSPRIIDLNAFLEQEVKLLESTLNPLASLGFEPSPEPLQVYADPWLLSSTLLTFVLNANEAMPEGGTVTLSVSRVTLDATFLNQPAADRLVGDVEAVLSTGSPVPLVRISVRDTGPGMDAATLANIFTPFFTTKPADKGTGLGLATAAAQVERMGGFIGVTSQPGTGAQFDVYLPLAPAQPVP, from the coding sequence ATGCGCATCCTGCTCGTCGAAGATGATATGGATTATGCCGTTGTGGTGCAGGGCTATCTCCGGCGCATCACGGCGGAAGTCACGGTTCAGCACGTCACCTCACTGGCAGCCGCCACTGCCCTGGCTGTGGCGGAGCACTTCGATGTCGGCGTGCTTGACCTCAACCTGCCGGACTCCCAGGGAACAGCCACAGTCACGGCGCTGGCGACCGCCGCCCCGCATCTGCCACTCGTCGTCCTGACCGGCGAAATAGCCAGCGACACCGACCTGCAGGCCCTTGAAGCCGGGGCACAGGAATACCTTGCCAAAAACGAGCTGGGCGTGGTTCCGCTCCGGCGCGCCATTCGCTACGCGCGGGAACGGCATCGGCTGACCCGAGCACTGGCGCAGGCCAACCAGCTCAACCGTCTTGTACTCGACCACATGCCGACCAACATCAAGCTTCTTGATGCGGAAGGCCGCGTGCAGTTCATCAATCCGGCCGGGCTGGCCGCCCTGGGTCTGAGCGACCCCAGTGCCGTCCTGGGACACCCATGGTTGCAGCTTTGGGCCCCGTCAGCCGAACCAGCCATCCGTGCGCTGCTGGAGCAGGCCCGTGCCGGGCAGCCTTCCACCACGGAAGCCTTTTTGGCGCATGCCGGCGCTGCGCAGCATTGTGCGCCGCGCTGGTGGCATATCACGGTGCTACCACTGCCGCCGAACAATGCCTCATCTGCCCGTTATCTGGTTGTGACCCAGGATTTCACTGCGCGCCACTTCCACGAAAAACACCTCTATCAGGCGCAGCAGACGGCGCTGCTCAAGCACATTGCGGCCGGGGTTGCCCATAACTTCAACAACCTGCTCACCGTCGTTCAGGGCTACAGTGAAATGATGCTGCGTACCCTGCCGGAAGAAGACGCGCGGCAGCGTCGCCGGGCCACAGACATTCGCCAGGCTGCCATTCGGGGCAGGCAACTCGTCGAGCATCTGCTGGCCTACAGTCATTTTGCCGAGCTGTCACCCAGGATCATTGACCTCAATGCGTTTCTGGAGCAGGAAGTAAAACTTTTGGAAAGTACGCTCAACCCCCTTGCGAGCCTTGGTTTTGAGCCATCGCCGGAGCCGCTTCAGGTGTATGCCGATCCGTGGTTGCTGTCCTCGACCCTGCTGACCTTTGTGCTCAATGCCAATGAGGCCATGCCGGAGGGTGGAACCGTGACGCTATCCGTCAGCCGGGTGACTTTGGATGCCACGTTTCTGAACCAACCGGCCGCTGACCGGCTGGTGGGTGATGTCGAAGCCGTGTTGTCCACCGGTTCGCCAGTGCCGTTGGTCAGAATCTCGGTCCGGGATACCGGCCCCGGCATGGATGCCGCAACCCTGGCCAACATTTTCACGCCGTTTTTCACGACGAAACCGGCGGACAAAGGAACCGGCCTGGGGCTGGCCACCGCTGCCGCTCAGGTGGAGCGGATGGGTGGATTCATCGGCGTGACTTCGCAACCCGGCACTGGGGCGCAGTTTGATGTGTACCTGCCTCTCGCTCCAGCCCAACCGGTGCCTTGA
- a CDS encoding phosphoenolpyruvate carboxykinase, producing the protein MSTVEIIGRGKSHYGLEHHGLTNQKAIYWNSATEVLYEEAIKRGEGLLAHDGALVVRTGRHTGRSAKDKYIVRNEESEARVWWENNAAIPQSVFDALYLRVSAYLQNRDVFVQDCYAGADPRYRVPIRVVTETAWHALFARTLFLREYDAQKLAQHVPEFTVIHVPSFLAIPEIDGTKSPTFVVLDFARKLVLIGGTHYAGEIKKSIFTLMNYVLPQRGVLSMHCSANYGKSKDDTAIFFGLSGTGKTTLSADSTRTLIGDDEHGWSDNGVFNIEGGCYAKMIRLSPVTEPEIFAATRHFGTVLENVVLDEHSRILDLDDASITENTRGAYPVTQIANMTRDGLGGIPRHIVMLTCDAFGILPPIARLTREQAMYHYISGYTAKVAGTEMGITEPVATFSACFGAPFLPLHPSVYARMLGEKITQHKVNIWLMNTGWTGGPYGVGQRMSLPYTRAILHAALDGHLDQVEYIKNPVFGFEVPVTCPGVPDSILNPRNTWEDKAAFDAQEKRLAEMFVKNFAKFESMVEPAIRAAAPRP; encoded by the coding sequence ATGAGTACGGTCGAAATCATTGGGCGTGGTAAGAGTCACTATGGGTTGGAGCATCATGGGCTGACCAACCAGAAGGCCATCTACTGGAATTCGGCGACGGAGGTGCTTTACGAAGAGGCCATCAAGCGCGGCGAAGGGTTGCTCGCCCACGATGGGGCGCTCGTCGTGCGCACCGGACGGCACACGGGACGCTCAGCCAAGGACAAGTACATTGTCCGCAACGAGGAGTCAGAAGCCCGTGTCTGGTGGGAAAACAACGCGGCGATTCCGCAGTCCGTGTTTGACGCACTCTACCTGCGGGTATCGGCCTACCTGCAAAACCGGGATGTGTTTGTGCAGGATTGTTATGCCGGTGCTGACCCACGTTACCGCGTGCCGATCCGGGTTGTGACCGAAACGGCCTGGCACGCCCTTTTTGCGCGGACACTGTTTCTGCGTGAATATGACGCGCAGAAGCTGGCGCAGCATGTCCCGGAATTTACGGTCATTCACGTCCCCAGCTTTCTCGCCATCCCTGAGATTGACGGGACAAAATCTCCAACGTTTGTCGTTCTGGATTTTGCCCGCAAGCTTGTGCTTATCGGCGGGACGCACTACGCCGGAGAAATCAAAAAGTCCATCTTCACCCTGATGAACTATGTCCTGCCGCAGCGGGGTGTGCTTTCGATGCACTGCTCGGCCAACTACGGCAAGAGCAAAGACGATACTGCCATCTTCTTTGGACTTTCCGGCACCGGCAAAACCACGCTCTCGGCCGATTCAACCCGCACGCTCATCGGGGACGACGAACACGGCTGGAGTGACAACGGGGTGTTCAACATCGAAGGTGGCTGCTACGCCAAGATGATTCGCCTCTCCCCCGTGACCGAACCGGAAATTTTTGCGGCGACGCGCCACTTCGGGACGGTTCTGGAAAATGTCGTTCTCGACGAGCATTCGCGCATTCTCGACCTCGATGATGCCAGCATCACCGAAAATACGCGCGGTGCTTATCCGGTCACGCAGATTGCCAACATGACGCGCGATGGTCTGGGCGGCATTCCGCGTCATATTGTCATGCTGACCTGTGACGCCTTTGGCATCCTGCCGCCGATTGCCCGCCTGACACGGGAACAGGCAATGTATCACTACATTTCGGGCTACACCGCCAAGGTGGCCGGCACGGAAATGGGTATCACTGAACCGGTTGCCACGTTCAGCGCCTGCTTTGGCGCGCCGTTTCTGCCGCTGCATCCAAGCGTCTATGCCCGGATGCTGGGTGAAAAAATTACCCAGCACAAAGTCAACATCTGGCTGATGAATACCGGCTGGACGGGTGGCCCCTACGGCGTCGGACAGCGGATGAGCCTGCCCTACACCCGCGCCATCCTGCACGCGGCGCTGGATGGCCATCTCGATCAGGTCGAATACATCAAAAACCCGGTCTTTGGCTTCGAGGTTCCGGTGACCTGTCCCGGTGTTCCCGACAGCATCCTCAATCCCCGCAACACATGGGAAGACAAAGCGGCGTTCGATGCCCAGGAAAAACGGCTGGCCGAGATGTTCGTCAAAAACTTTGCCAAGTTTGAAAGTATGGTCGAACCGGCTATCCGCGCTGCCGCGCCACGTCCCTGA